The following is a genomic window from Rana temporaria chromosome 7, aRanTem1.1, whole genome shotgun sequence.
CATTAAATTCTATCATTTACCATAATTCTGTCACATGATATGTCTGCAACCATGCATCCCATTTAATGTAGTAAAGTGGTTGGTTGCTTCGAACAGGCAAGAAGTCTTTCATAAGTGAACTGGACATTATATGGACCACCTCAGAAAGGGGCAAAGATTTGTTTTCCTCTTACTAGTGATCTAATCTGACTCTTTTAATATTGTAAATATCTCTTCCTAAATCTTACAATAGCATGCATTGCAGATCTTTTATCACAGGAGGTTAAATGACTTTAACACTGTATAAACCAGATCACATGAATACTTAGAGGCAGCCTGCGATCTAGAAAGAGTATTGTTacaattttgatccatgtgtatCATGAGTATCTGGTTAGCATGCTTacattcttgtttggtcagggcTATCTTACAACAATTTGTTGCTGAACTGGTTTCATGGGTTTGCACAATCTACAGGCAAAACTATTTTTTCACATTCAGATCTCATCTGGATATGAAAGATAAATAAGTGTAGTGAGAGGATGTCATATATTGTTTCTGCATATGAGATCCAGCCGGGATTGCTTAGATTATGCAACCAATTATAGTTAATGAACAATAAAGACGGCCACAGGCGGTTCGAATCTCGACCAGTTCAGCAAGAACCACCGAGATTTGAACCACGTTTGGTTAGGCTGAATCTGCCCAAGTTTATCGAtccatcaacttgggtacaaccagcctgttggatttaacatgtgattattgctagtggctattatAGCCACAACAGTAATCAAAGTGTTCTCCCAGTGGGGAATGACCTGCTGCAGGAAAAGGGGGTGGaacagaaaagagaagaaagggcAATGTTTTATTGAAACAAGGATGTACAGGTGTTCCATACATCCCTTTGCTGGAAGTTCCATTGTTATCTATTGGGACAAAGGGACTGTACTGCTGCTGTTCTCAATGTGACATTGGTGCAAGGTGTACAAACCCGCAGCACTTGGGCTGATTCCTGGGACAAGCACCCACATGGATGTTATATTGAGACACAGCGGCTGTGTTCATGCAGCCACCAATTGGACTGCTTGTATGGGAATGCACCCTGTGTGGGTGAACAGGGTAGAGATCAAATCCCGTGTGAATCAGGCTTTGGGAGGTGGGTAAGCTTTACtggaggtggagaggggattGGGGCTGCTAAGTAAGATCTAAGCTGGGGTGGATATGGGCTTGAGGAGAGGGGTTTGTACTGGCTAGAGGGGTTCATTTTTGGCTGTATTCTGTAGAGTGGCCTGGGCATCACGTACTGCACattctgcattacttactcctaatccctgcactctctacatTATttacccctgcattctgtgcattatgtacttctgatccctgcattctctgCATTGTCCTTTACTGTGCATTACTTTAAGGTCCTCCCACTTACCTATTTGGTCATACCCACCCTTTGAGGTAGCACCCCGTGAggttcgtggttgagttcctgcacctattctcttagaaaaaaagccctggaactGACCATTAACAGGACTTGATTATTTGAAAAAgaagtttgaatagctgtatgaaTAGGTTAAATACATCTTATCAGTCATGCTTTAATCTCTAATTATACTAATTGCTTAGGCTTAATTGGTTGTAAATGGTGTTAAACAATGGTCGTGCTTGACACTAAAGGGATTAAATCTTTAAATGTAATTAGCCATAGAACCTTTGGGATCAGAGGTCACAGAAGTAACACTACTCCTAACTGTATCTTCAAAGAGTTCTGTGTTCAACAAATTTGACTTGCTGTGCATTAATTTATATTTGCCAGAACATGAAGGCTGGACAATGCCTGCTGGTGAAACAGTGTAAAGAAGCTGACCATGGAAGAAGTCATCTGCTTCAAGAAGGTCCACTTTGAAATGTAATAACCAGTCGTTCTGTTTGTTCATATGTATACAGAAAGGACCTAAAAAGGTTATTATGCAGATATAAAGGTCTGTTTGTAATTACtcataaacaaaacattttttgattgttactataaagccctgtacgcacgatcggatatctgatggaatctaatccgatggattttttcgtcggatatccgatgaagctgactttcatcagtcttgcctacacaccatcagtcacggtgacgtacaacacgtacgacggcactataaaggggaagttcaaatccaacggcgccaccctttgggctgcttttgctgatttcgcgttacagcgtgttagtaaaagtttggtgagagcccATTCGCGCTtgtcagtctccgtgcttttcagttcattttctggtgttcagtttgtgcttgtgggcttGTATCTGTCTTTCAATGCGTGTAGTCAAGTCGTATATGTTTTTCAGTGCATTCTTGTCCGCTCGTTTTctggttttcaggtcgttctttataggccttgctgttcctcGGTGCGTTCTGTTTAAAATTCGTTCTGACGAAAGCCATGTTGGAAGTACGTTCTCGTTGTCGAGTTTGTGCTGCGTATGGGCTTGGTGTTGCAGTTAATACTGTAACCCAAGCTCAGTCCATGAACGgggcgaggaggagttcatggaccaagaatttgttgctccagcgggaccaattctctcatatgcctctgcagcgggaaatccaggagaataaccctgatgacttcaggaattaaCTCaggatgacggaccccgtttttcaccgtctgttggatttcctgtccccctatatcacgaggcaggacactgtgatgcgccaagccatcactgccgaacagaggctagttgccacgttgAGATACCTGGCAtctgggagaagcctgcaggacctcaagttcacaacaggcatctccccccaggctctgggggaTCATAATTTCAGAAACCTGTTCTGCCATAATACAAGTCATGCAGaaagactatattaaggtaagttttctcctttaacatcacatgctatgtattttttttttatttaaattcttttttatttagaaatttgCTCTTATGGTACACTCTGTGCTTTCAgtcatatacaaaaaatatacattaaaaacatttagTTATATTTCCATAAGACATTTTTTTATCGTAACCTTTTGtgtattatttctatttttctttttccttcttccctcccccctcaccccttctccaccctcaccccttctccacccccaccccctccaccatCACCTAATTTGTACCCTATTGTGACTAAGTATAATTCTTCTTCTACCCCCCCCCAGGCTTCTCTAGGGTCTAGTGAGTGTGCTTTTTCTCCTTTGGATTATGCTTTTTTACTCCtttccacctccccccccccctgtaccccGCTAGGCTCCCTATCTACAGAGTCTATCCATTACCAGTTGTGGTGGCGCGGAACTGGCATCCTCCAGCCATGGTTGCCATATAAGTTCAAATTTGTTTGTTTCCCCTCCTACGACTATATGACAATCTTTCCCTTAGAAGTAGGGAGTTTACGTATTGGATCCACTGCCTCCCTGTGGGTACCCCTGGTGCCATCCAATATCGTGCGTTACGTTTTCTCGCCAGATATAGTAGTCTGGTTATCATGAGATACATTCCTTTTGAAAACAGCCAGACATCTATAGCAAGTAAGTACACCAAGGGATCAAAGGGGACTGGTACCTGAGCCAGTTTAATTATACACTGAGAGATTTCCTCCCAATACCGATGTAATTTTGGACATCTCCATGTACTTTACACTTTGGGCATTCGGGGGAGTCTCTTCCCCCCCCACCTGTGCATCTGTAGTGATGTTCTATATGCCCTATGCAATATAAATACCTCTACTGATTAGACACACGGAGATCTGTTATGTAAATGTGAAACTTCATATTACTACATGTTTGCCCTGATATGTACTATGATTATCTTTTGTTTCAATAAActttgaatgttaaaaaaaaaaaaaaaaaaaattattgtgacAGTCTATGAGACGCAGATACCGATACTACAAGAAtggattcttatgccgcgtacagacggtcgttttttgtgataaaaaaaaatgacgttttgaatcatgaaataaaacgacgtttttgaaacttcattttcaaaaacgacattgcctacacaccatcgttttttaaaatgctctagcaaagcgcggttacgttcagaacgtacgacggcactctttaccattgaagctagcttcataacttgcttctgagcattcgcgggtttaaaaacgttgttttgcccacacactatcattttcattgacacaaaaaacgacgttttgaaaaacgacacaaaaaattcgatcacgttcgaatttttttttgtcgtttttcagaagacataaaacaaagttttccccacacacggtcattttaaatgacgttttcaaaaacgtcgttttttttcatcacaaaaaacaaccgtctgtacgcggcataaggctctgtcACACTAGTTCTGATCTATATCCCCCATATCTTCTACCCATTTACTACGGCATCTCAGAGAGGTATGATCCTGCACTGTAGATAGCAGTTTCATATAGATTTTTGATATAAGTCCTCTCTGGTCATCCACTCTGAGGACTTCCTCTATCAGGGGTGATGACACTATTGCTAATAGTTCTGTTATTTGTTGTGCCTGCAAAGCGTGTCGGATTTGGAGGTATTcaaaaaaaaacccttgggttTAACTGGaattcctgacaaaaaaaaaatccctttctctTTCCATAGTGGAAATCCCCTTAGTTCCGGGTATCTCGGGTTATGTCGGGTTATGCTATATCGGCGTAAAGGGCAACAACCGGTTATCCCCAGGGCTTTCCAAGTCTCCCCCCATACCCTTTTGAGGAGACTACATATTGGAGCAGAATAtggtatttaatgtatgctaatgtattgtatttatttcatCCTTccttaattaccatgattgtaatatgctgtgaatgtcccatttatccccatgcatgctgtaagcttttaatgctccttttttggcctgcaTATGTACCTTCACTAAcgtctccagcatgctatcctgggcccaaacacacctagcctagtctgttaacaatgtattttgtcagctccattTTAGTTCTgaacctccccccaaaaaatgtgtacaaatgtattttttctcattcaatttaAGCAGAGTGGTGGCTGATTTTTTtggagggcccaaactcagctagacccccccccccccccaaatgtgtacaaatgtgttttttctcattcaatttaggcagagtggTAGCTGCTTTTTTtggagggcccaaactcagctagaaccccccccccaccttaaatTGTtccaatgggccatcagagggggtgaggaatctgataagtggcccttctatttttgtctttaaatactccGTCAAattaatgttatactgatgttggccaagaatgtttttgtgtaatctgcttgcaatgttatgtgcaaaagtactaatttatttttcttgtttgactccacagtttccttcatcgccacaggaatggcagactgtggcattccagtttgccgagcggtgggacttTCCCAACTGCGGCGgcgcaatagatgggaaacacgtccgcatagtgccaccACCtcgttcggggtcatactattataattacaaaggatttaatagtatcgtgttgatggcggtggtgtcagcacacactaggccagattcagatacgagatacgacgacatatctccagatacgccattatatctctgagtgcgggccgtcgtatctatgcgcctgattcagagaatcagttacgcatagatttccctaagatccgaccggcataagtgtcttataccgtcgtattttaggctgcatatttacgctggccgctaggtggcacttccgtatagttacgcaaggaatatgctaattaggtatttacgccgattcagaaacgtacgtccggccggcgcatttttttacgttgtttacgttaggctttttccggcgtaaagttacccctgctatatgagacgtagctaatgttaagtatggacgtcgttcccgcgccgagttttgaaaattttacgttgtttgtgtaagtcattcgcgaatagggctttgcgtaagttacgttcacgtcgaaaccaatgaggctttgcggtgtaatttcgagcatgcgcactgggattctttcacgaacggcgcatgtgccgttcacaaaaaacgtaaaatacgtggggtcatcttaaatttaaataaaacacacccataacatccccatttgaattaggcttacgctgcaacacatacgttacgccgctgtaactaagggcgcaagttctttctgcatacggaacttgcgcccaaagttacggcggcgtaacgtatctgagatacgttacgcccgcaaatAGACgagtctatctgaatccgggcctatgatttTATGTATGTGGACGTCGGAAAGAATGGCCgtatgtcagatgggggagtctTTGCACAGACGGAATTTGCCCAACGTCTGTGGACTtgtggcctggcactgccacctgatGCAGATAACGTGGAGGGACTTCCATTTGTTTTTAttgcggatgaagctttcgggctggGACCACACCTGATACGGCTgttcccccagaggaccctcaccccggagaggagggtttttaattaccggctggccagagcccggagggttgttgagaatgcctttgggataatggccagccggttccgcctgttcctgacatccatGCACAATGCGGAATACAAACTCAGCCATATTGTGTTCAGTTGTTGCATCCTGCATAACTTTCTTCGCCAAAATGCAACGAATTATCTACCTGAGGCCGGAATTTCGGACAATACATTGACGGGCCTGGACACTGGCcatactggcttggccccccaaagtgtcTGTGAAGTACGTGATAAATACGTGGAGTACTTTACGGGTAGGGGGCCATCGCTATGCCAAGCAATctctgattctttttttttaaataaaccccaaaaatgtaccttttaaaaacttgttttgtcattattgcttgtgtttcttttatctgtctcccaGTTTCTTctaatgcacttgtagtgccaagtggatttgtctttagtaaataaccacaattgtccCAGTAAACAAGAACTTTTAAATTtacaaactggtattgagcatagaaagaacaagccacacattgttgagtagaaatgtatttttactctgtgcacaacttgtgcgttataacatttattttagaaaaatataaccattattttattagattttttggggggatttgcaTAAACAGGCATGGTTTaaacaagaaaatatataaaaacaatggaacttacaaagtttaaCCTTTGAAAAACatgagatggggtgatgtcacccctgaacaagccaaaatttgaagatgcacacagttttGTGTGGCAAAATGAGTATTTttatcctgatcccatgccaaatgtcaacatgtgctatctgccatcagcagcgaggaaggggttgcaccccaaAAACACGGAcatagatatcctgtgatggcagatggcacatattaacacactgtgtgcatcttcaaattttggcttgtggaaTATCAAGTGCAAAAATCACATTCATCCTATTTCTCATAATGTCACTACtacattccattatttcttgAATCAAGATTTGTGCACTAGCACTTGAGAAAGGAGTAGTAGTAGTTTCTGCAACAtcaccatgttcatcccctaaaaaaatatataaatatgcaggcctacatcgcTTTACCTGAAGCtatggtgacagacactgacctgttgtggtgataatctccacctctcctttctccatctctgcttcctccacatgctgaggtgTGGGGTTCCTAGCCTCCTCAGATTGGTGTCCTCCCAATCTTCTATACCATAcgaaaatgaaacaaaaggtatactcggCATTGCTTGGAAGtcgggtacaattgtctgttttggcagagtTCCAAAACGAACACAAGATTTTTTGATTTTAACAAAGctggaatacttacctttttttcaAAGTTACACACATGGAGACACCCCAAAGTATACACTGTAGCACCTttgtgggacaccctaaaaaggttcttttggtggcccacactagtgctcctgagtccagatgtgtaaccagctgctgagtgtcctctcctttacactgaatcaagtttgtatttcacattctagtaacaaacacatcatctagacaacaatgtttataaacattgttttaatacaaataggcatgaccacatGTGGTTTACCTGGATCTGCGGAAAACAACGTATTTTTGACGATCGATGTTTACTACGAATGATTATAAACTTGggccactaacctgaaagttgccattATCAAATGTACAACCAGTCAATCCAAGCACATGGAGCAAAACATGCAAGTATAATAATCAAATTAGTAATAACACAGGAAAAATACTTACTTTTTTCCAGCATTTTTttgatcttcctatactgctccggctccctcagttttaggtcagaccaccttttacggAGCAGCTTCTTGGATCTCTTGACCCCAAATTTATGGTACAGACTCCttgccactttgtccattatttgtgACTTCCTGAGATTAGGGGTGTTGTATGGCCCATGCTTCCTATCGTAATCTTTTCTCCGCAggatgtccaccatctccaccatctcagcAAATTACATATTAGTCGCTTTGTATCTTTTTCTCCTGGATCGGGATGTTCCCGCCTACGGGCATTCTTCGTCGGTACTTTGTATAACATGCACCTGTGTCACCGCCATGTCGTCGTCTCCCACTGCGCGCCAAACGAGAAGGGACGGGGAATATTCAAAAAAGACCGTCATGGGCAGGCGACGTGGGCGGAGTTTCACGCATGCAAAGGGTATATAATGATAATGACATAACTACGTTGTGTGCGTGGAGTAAGAATGACCGGAAGTGCCAAACTACTCAAACGAAGGTAAAAATTAAACTTGggccatcagtggcctatactgattCATGATTATAAAGGCCTATATTGGTATAAGATTAGGACAATTTAAGCTAAGCTAGTGGTTATGTCTTGTGCTTTATCTTGCAGAAATAATGCATAAATTAAGGGAACCAGATATAATGCTTGCTTTTATCTAAAAATATAGAGAGATGAAAAACTTATGGGAGGTCAAAAACAGTTTATACCACAACAGTGTGGtgtgaagggcaacaattgagaaATTAGCTGAATATGAAGACCTGGATCCCAGATACCATGATGAACAATAAAATTAATAACATGAGGAATAGTTACAAGAAGCGGTACAAAGAGGTCCGCGCTTCCcagagatcaggagcagcagcagaccaaGTACAtgtgcccaagctgtggtactacaaacaCCTGCGTTTTATGGATGACCagattgaagccagggaatctcTTTCCAGCCTTtcctccacccttccctccagcgttccttccacccttccctccagcgttccttccacccctgcagagggtgaCGAAGAGCAACCTGAGCTGGAAGAGCCGGATCTGCACATCTATAGCCAGGTATACAATCTTACAACATATTTATTGGCCTAGAATTATTGTTGGGAACTACAGTAGATGTTGTTATTCCCAAAttaaataattacaaaaaaactgaaaaaaagacagTAGTGGCCAGAAATGATTGGgaaaagaatgaaaactgctggggcCAGAATGAGAGTCTTTTCTATTACTtaacattcaaattgcaacagtcatgagctgaaaaatgtgtgtgattgataaaccaaaaactaaaactatgtcccttttttataagcAGGATGAGCTCAGCCAGGAGGACGAGGCTCCggaatgtggcagccaggaggaggcaggggtgagtggcagccaggaggaggcaggacaAAGtagcagtcagcaggtgcccaggccaagTGGCAACACCCAttcccaggtgcctcccctccacgtCAGACCCAAAAGACCAAGGAGGATGATGCAGGTGGAGGAGGATCCGCTGAAAATCATCAGGGACGCAGCTGCCAAAATGAGGGACCCCCTCAACCCTGTAGAGGCCTATGGCTGCTACCTGGCCGATAAGCTCCATAAAGTGGAGGAGGGACAACGTGCCCTCTCTGAGTAGCTTATTTCTACGGTGCTTCACAGGGCGGGGAGGGGCCAGCTGACAGAGGCCACACATCTGTGTGATATGgcccatccttctcctcctcctgccacattcccaccaccagagcctcaGCCTGCAAGGGGGcgtggagggagccgtggaaggaacacTGCAGGGAAGCGTGGAGGGAACATTGCAGGGAGCAGTGGAAGGAAGGctacaaggaagaccagaaagtgattccctggcttcaagctgctCGGCCAGAAGATGCAGTTTGTTGGAGTATCACAGCTTAGGGACATGtatgtcttctgctgctgctcctgatttctgtGATTTGGGGACCAGATGGTGATCCCAATTAGAGGGAGGGAAAGATATTAAATTATATGAATTAAATTCATCCCAAATTCACAGAAACACCCTTattcaccccctcctctccttcctccccccctcacTCCTTCCCCGTCTCTGTACACTTTCCCTCACAACTCCAATCTGTATCCCCACATGGTGTCCTTGCCCTATTATGAATAACCATTCTAAACACTATATACATTATTATTTCATTAGAGAGCGGCATACCTCACCCTTGTTCTccgcggggggggggtcttctagtGAGCCCTAGGGTGGTCTTTGGCCGTGCCTTGGTAAGCAGACCTGTATGATTCCTTTACAATGATCCTCTGCAATCTTTGTATTAATACTGTATCTCTATGTATGTAATGTCATACTTATGTTCTGCTAGTTATTTTATGATGTTATTCACCACACAGAtatacctcctgaagaagcggttttCCCCGCAAAACCGGTAGAGGTCTCTTTGATCATTCCTCACAACAACAGACACTGTACGGGGTAACCCGTTAATAACACACTGCTGTATTTATTGTGAAGTTGATTTATATGTTTTAAACATGTAtcattttatgtataataaattattttttactcAATTCATTGTTtgtcatcagtaccgagaaagtccatcaaaaaaagttttttctgggTGATAGTTATTGGTTCAGGTGGTACTAGCAGTCGCCACCATTTCATCTCCTGGTCCCAttctccataggaaaaatgtaaaacatgttctattttttaacacagatggaaaaaaaacgatggggcccacacacgatcggtttgtccgatgaaaacagtccaacggtctgtttttatcggacaaaccgatcgtgtgtacacggcttaaaggatcactaaaggaaaaaaatgtttttgctgaaatgactgtttacagggtatagagacatacaagttaactgattccttttaaaaatgattaaaaataatcaTCTTGGCAGTGAGACAGCAGAGCGGATTGCCGGGTGTTAGATCGTTTGTTGAGTTCGTGTATCAGGATGTATATGTCTGCAGAGTCCCGGGCTGGAGAGCAAATGTACAGGGGGATGGATTACCATTACACGGGGCCGGTGCAGCAGAGGTTCAGCCCTTACACCTTCAACGGAGGTACCGTATTGGCTCTTGCTGGTGAAGATTTTGCACTTGTTGCTTCAGATACTCGACTCAGTGAGGATTATTCAATCCACAGCAGAAACACACCAAAATGCTACAAATTGACAGACAAAACCGTTCTTGGATGTAGTGGATTCCATGGAGACTGCCTTACCCTCACCAAAATAATTGAAGCCAGATTAAAGATGTATAAGCATTCAAACAACAAGACCATGACCAGTAATGCAATTGCAGCAATGCTCTCCACAATTCTCTACTCAAGACGCTTCTTTCCATATTATGTATACAATATCATTGGAGGCCTCGATGAAGAAGGCAAAGGTGCTGTGTACAGTTTTGATCCAGTAGGATCCTATCAGAGAGATGCATACAAAGCTGGTGGCTCTGCAAGTGCCATACTCCAGCCCCTTCTGGACAATCAGATTGGCTACAAGAACATGCAGAATGTGGAGCACCTTCCCTTGACACTGGAGAAGGCTCTGCAGCTTGTCAAAGATGTATTTATTTCTGCAGCTGAGAGAGATGTGTACACAGGAGATGCACTGAAAATTTCCATTGTCACCAAGGATGGCATAAAAGAAGAGTCGATTCCACTGAGAAAAGATTAGATTGTGTCTTTTTAATAAGTCTATTAAACTTGTAC
Proteins encoded in this region:
- the LOC120945398 gene encoding proteasome subunit beta type-1-A-like, translating into MYMSAESRAGEQMYRGMDYHYTGPVQQRFSPYTFNGGTVLALAGEDFALVASDTRLSEDYSIHSRNTPKCYKLTDKTVLGCSGFHGDCLTLTKIIEARLKMYKHSNNKTMTSNAIAAMLSTILYSRRFFPYYVYNIIGGLDEEGKGAVYSFDPVGSYQRDAYKAGGSASAILQPLLDNQIGYKNMQNVEHLPLTLEKALQLVKDVFISAAERDVYTGDALKISIVTKDGIKEESIPLRKD